The genomic window tagctcgaagctactcattatgaatgcggaaacacaattcaaacacattcacttaacattacaaattaatgccaaatcttcacattgctcattttaagctacaacttattgcatacacgtttatcaatcatataacgattaacaataagcattaacagtatcaacatgtatcaacaatcatgtaaggatactcttaaaccatgttacaagtgccaaatCATACTTACAAAccttaacaaaagttgcaggttcagtactgttcgctgagcgaatccaaagcgaacaggtagcgaactcattcgctaagcgaatctcaattcgctgtagcgaactacatcagaggattacaggtacatggcgaacaggtagcgaactcattcgctgtagcgaactcctgttcgctaagcgaactacaccagaaagaaaatctgttcttgagttgtctaaggcggtttaacactaaatcaactcaaaaattcatccaaacatgttataaattcatataaacagccattccaaacatatatggtatcaaggaacattaatcatcccttccaaacatccaaatacctctaataatcaaaatcatggcaattacttgagttttaagtaactttctcaaactttccaaaaatgatctaAACACATACATAatcatcatggaatcaagctagtgattaacacatacaaagtgatgatgaaaaacatcatactcacatacaaaagcttatcaaaagtctaaaagaaattgagtgggagagttcgggaacggagacatagacaatctcccccctcctagtcactcaagaatcatgaattctaatctcttaccttaagcaaagatgatgatccaagccttctcttgctcaagctttcactcttgatccaaaccctagcttagttctatgttgcttctactcactcaaactcaagaaatgaatttatgaaactattcataagttggacttgctacttatactacttctcaagtgtcatgaaccaagcccatttggcttaggcccattgcctctcacgcccctcaagcccaaaacaatggttctcgcgtctaataacttacgatcggctaaataattattcgtcgcccactaaaataataaaagccatttaataaataaaaatacatttattaaaatatacgaatacgaaaaacgggtcgttacattAACTAACATGAACGACGGCGACGACGCAGGATCTGGACTTGGATAACATTATCACCGGTGGTGGCATTGAAGATAACCTTATCTCTGAACTTCAACTTGTTCTCAGTCACAAATTGCTTCCAACAAGAGTAAAcatatttgttttctttattttgacCTGAAGTAAAAATCTTTGAATTGTAAACTCTTCCAGATGAAACATCAATAAGATAGATCTTCCTATCAGAGTTCATTAAACAATTTCTGGTGTATTCCCTGGGAAAATTCTACaaccaaaaataacaaaacacaaTATTAGAACATCACAGCAAAGCCAGAAAAGATCGATGTTAAGTAATAAGCTTAACAACGAaaacaaatcaattaaaaaCTATACCAGGACATTTCTACCCCTAGAGATTGAGGAAGTAACGACCAATTCCCACTTGTATGAGGATCGAAATTGATTTCTTATGGAACCGCTGCACATAGTTTTGGGATCGATTAAGATAGTGGAAGGCACAGATTATTATCTAAACATCAACGAAAcagaaaattgaaataaaaaatataaatatcaaaacACAAAAATGCAAAGAACCACTATAGATCAAAAAACCTGACGGAAGGAAATTCCAATGGATTTTtcattgaaaattttcttttgcGGAATAGAAAATAGATCTAATAATGGAGAGGCAAAAAGTATTTGTGTACCATGACAGATTCTTGCAATACAACTGCTATGAGCAGTGTCTTGCATCTTTAAATGCACACAGgtgaataaaaaatacatataagaaaacctattaaataaaatatccaTTGGGCAAAACCCAACTCAGTCAGCTCCATGGGCCAGGCACAAAAAATGGAACCACGCCAAAAAAACAAGTGGCCCACTATTACAAAAACACCAAACAACCCAtaattggaaaaaaatttgaattgagACTAATACATAAGATTCAGAGATAAGTAACATAAGCAAATTTTACTCAAAGGAAACAATCCAAATTTCATAAACACCAGACAAAACATAAACTCCAAAGATTGCCAAAGTTCATAATATCAATACACAATTACAACATCATTCCTAAACATTAAAGAACAAACACTAAACCTGGATATATTATCAATGGAATACTCCATTGTAATGtgaaaaccttcacattcattcaAACTATCCAGAACAAATAAACTACTACTACATTGCCTAACCTGAGA from Trifolium pratense cultivar HEN17-A07 linkage group LG1, ARS_RC_1.1, whole genome shotgun sequence includes these protein-coding regions:
- the LOC123903827 gene encoding uncharacterized protein LOC123903827, whose product is MKNPLEFPSVSGSIRNQFRSSYKWELVVTSSISRGRNVLNFPREYTRNCLMNSDRKIYLIDVSSGRVYNSKIFTSGQNKENKYVYSCWKQFVTENKLKFRDKVIFNATTGDNVIQVQILRRRRRSC